ACGTCCCGCAGCTCCAGGTCCATCTTCAGCGCCCGGCAGGCGTCGCGCCCGTCCAGGTCGGGCATCATCACGTCCAGCAGGACCAGGTCGGGGCGCTCGGAGCGGGCGAGGACCAGCGCCTCCGCCCCGCCGTGCGCGCGCACGACCTCGAAGCCGGAGTACCCGAGCATGTCGGCCACCAGCGAGGTGATGGCGTGCTCGTCGTCCGCGACCAGGACGCGGGGTTTCTCCTTCATCTCGACTGCGGGTCGCGGGGCAGGGCGAGTCCCGTGAGCACCATCTCGGAGTGCTCGAACGGCTCCCCCACGCGCATTCCCTCGCCCGTGATGTGGAACGCCCGCAGGGCGTGGTCGTAGCTCCGCGCGCGGATCTTGAGGACGGAGAAGAGCCGCAGGAGCTCCCCCTTCCGCTCCACGTAGCGGGCGTGGAGCACGTTGTCCATCACCGCGGAGAGCTCCGCCAGGGGAAGGTCGAAGTTCATCCCCACGATCCGCGGGAGGTCCTGCAGGAAGAGGGTGGTGACGCCCCGCTCCCGGAGCAGGCTGGCGAGCGCGGCGAAATAGTAGAAGTCGCGCTCCCTGGGGATGATGGAATGGCGCACGTCCTCGATCGCGTCGAACACCACCCGCTCGATCCCGTGCTCCTCCACGAAGGCGAGCGTCCGCTCCGCGACGTCGTCCGCCAGCGTCTCGGACGGAGACCGCCAGTGGATGTGGATCTTTCCGTCCGCGATCCCCTTCCGGAACGGAAGGCTGACGCCGTCCGCCTTCCGGAGCAGACTCTCCGGCGCCTCGTGGAAGCCGACGAGCAGCCCGGGCTCGCCAGCCTCCGCGCCGGCGCTCAGGAAGGCGAGGCCGAGCATCGTCTTCCCCGCCCCGGGGG
The window above is part of the Longimicrobiaceae bacterium genome. Proteins encoded here:
- a CDS encoding response regulator, whose amino-acid sequence is MKEKPRVLVADDEHAITSLVADMLGYSGFEVVRAHGGAEALVLARSERPDLVLLDVMMPDLDGRDACRALKMDLELRDVPVILFSSADEQDVHWRGAGADGFLQKPFSIRNLPDLVRGFLDGTA